A window from Branchiostoma lanceolatum isolate klBraLanc5 chromosome 9, klBraLanc5.hap2, whole genome shotgun sequence encodes these proteins:
- the LOC136442077 gene encoding angiopoietin-2-like, with protein MEFLIVLVLLSFPALGQKQEEPSQAPETQTQVHNIDMSPTNPAEGTEANSEKYSYTIPGPNGQPITTNIQINVDRGAYTRLNLPQQAMKGEAGASIVSSDFFQKSESDYKELEKTIMGVQGQVIREVQENREQAKLMAVAQVTGREHATKINQLEQSRIHDASKLQELQFEMRRLATDLNEVRTANQRQSVEMEDLREENANLRAVMRDMMFGNATKAGSTLQADYKSILKPWEGTNWTKVLYQALKLIGLDKNTTDSLETLLNGKVSFSEDGEEFGTGEPNEDPVRTSNIIVDDAVRKMKNEVTELQVKFRDQASLLLQLVLLLRQVQAENRELRSKVSSFNISFSTALTYLDQLRTKTDQLEQLVQYTTFDLSDIRQTETFHSAQIAKLEELLLECCEKVAGVGLLGETDVLPQAAMDIDLMPMEHPMESDMGTKFVDKDYGIVKRSGLPRDCSELYEKGKTMSGRYYIRPDNSEAFAVYCDMETAGGGWTVIQRRSDGLVDFSRTWDQYRTGFGVVIKDHWLGNNKIYTILKQGTYSLRFDLGSWQGQQKFAEYENFTLENEDRNYALHIHGYSGSAGDAFIEVHNNQPFSTKDRVQELKHNKGRATCAETYKGGWWYRDDWCYNTNLNGVYYVNGNYSSAQADGVTWVNWLGYWYSLKTTEMKIRPASFMGKSTET; from the exons ATGGAGTTCCTGATCGTCTTGGTGCTGCTGTCCTTCCCAGCACTGGGACAGAAGCAGGAAGAACCCTCCCAGGCCCCCGAGACACAAACTCAAGTCCACAACATCGACATGAGCCCTACAAACCCAGCCGAGGGTACTGAGGCCAACTCGGAAAAGTACTCTTACACCATCCCAGGACCTAACGGCCAACCCATCACGACAAACATCCAGATCAACGTGGATCGGGGTGCATACACCAGGTTGAATCTGCCGCAACAAGCCATGAAGGGGGAGGCGGGAGCGTCAATCGTGTCCTCGGATTTTTTCCAAAAGTCGGAAAGTGACTACAAGGAGCTGGAGAAGACCATCATGGGGGTGCAGGGTCAGGTCATCCGGGAGGTACAGGAGAACAGGGAGCAGGCCAAGCTGATGGCGGTGGCACAAGTGACAGGCAG gGAACATGCAACCAAGATCAACCAACTGGAGCAGTCCCGAATCCACGACGCCAGCAAGCTTCAGGAGCTCCAGTTCGAGATGCGTCGCCTGGCAACCGACTTGAACGAGGTGCGTACAGCCAACCAGCGGCAGTCCGTGGAGATGGAGGATCTCCGAGAGGAGAACGCGAACCTACGCGCCGTCATGAGGGACATGATGTTTGGTAACGCCACCAAAGCTGGATCCACCTTACAGGCGGACTACAAGTCTATCCTGAAGCCATGGGAAGGAACCAACTGGACCAAAGTGCTGTACCAAGCTCTGAAACTCATCGGACTTGACAAGAACACAACGGACAGTCTTGAAACCTTACTGAATGGGAAGGTAAGCTTTTCTGAGGATGGAGAAGAGTTTGGAACAGGCGAGCCCAACGAGGACCCTGTGCGGACTTCGAACATCATAGTGGACGACGCAGTGCGTAAGATGAAGAACGAGGTGACGGAACTGCAGGTGAAATTCCGCGATCAAGCCAGCCTGTTACTTCAACTGGTTCTCCTGCTGAGACAGGTGCAGGCGGAGAACAGGGAGCTGCGTTCCAAAGTCTCGTCCTTCAACATCTCCTTCTCCACGGCGCTGACCTACCTGGACCAGCTGCGAACCAAAACCGACCAATTAGAACAGCTCGTGCAGTACACGACCTTCGACCTGTCCGACATCCGCCAGACAGAGACCTTCCACAGTGCCCAGATCGCCAAATTGGAGGAACTTCTCCTGGAGTGTTGTGAGAAGGTTGCGGGTGTTGGGCTTCTCGGAGAGACTGACGTCCTCCCGCAGGCTGCCATGGACATTGACCTCATGCCAATGGAACACCCCATGGAGAGTGACATGGGCACCAAATTTGTCGACAAAGATTACGGGATCGTCAAGAGGTCAGGGTTACCGAGAGACTGCTCGGAGTTGTACGAGAAGGGCAAGACCATGTCAGGGAGGTACTACATTCGTCCGGACAACTCCGAAGCTTTCGCGGTGTACTGCGACATGGAAACAGCAGGAGGTGGGTGGACCGTGATCCAGAGGAGAAGTGACGGTCTCGTCGACTTTTCCCGTACGTGGGACCAGTACAGAACGGGCTTCGGAGTCGTCATCAAGGACCACTGGCTCGGTAACAACAAGATCTACACAATACTGAAGCAAGGGACATACAGCCTGAGATTCGACTTAGGAAGTTGGCAAGGACAACAAAAATTCGCAGAGTACGAAAACTTCACATTAGAAAACGAGGATAGAAACTACGCCCTACATATACATGGGTACAGCGGTAGCGCGGGAGACGCCTTTATAGAGGTCCATAATAACCAGCCCTTTTCCACGAAGGACCGCGTTCAAGAACTAAAACACAACAAGGGTAGGGCCACCTGTGCGGAGACGTACAAGGGTGGGTGGTGGTACAGGGATGACTGGTGTTACAACACTAATCTGAATGGTGTGTACTACGTGAATGGAAACTACAGCAGTGCACAAGCTGACGGTGTGACGTGGGTGAACTGGCTAGGATACTGGTACTCTCTAAAGACGACAGAGATGAAAATTAGACCAGCTAGTTTTATGGGCAAGTCAACGGAAACTTAG